A window of the Polaribacter batillariae genome harbors these coding sequences:
- a CDS encoding Z1 domain-containing protein — translation MINIDPIKIIRQLLNGKSSVTMEEVENAVDVFLKMNLPIADSREMLIRKVDELFTIRQDEWRSIVKEEENEPWLSDKRASIDFTNGFWGNYRQYLEEDKGFAPEVVNKLDLLTDSILDNLFDPTLKIKVNKKGLVVGQVQSGKTANYTGLICKGADAGFGLIIVMAGIHNNLRSQTQIRIDESFLGFDTQHTRAFNQQSIKIGVGKPSYGKSNVAHSLTSSLEKGDFTQGAANALGLNFDTNEPIIAVIKKNPHVLRRIYQWLSAQADDTVLGRIIRSKSLLLIDDEADNASINISNDPTRQSSINGWITQILDLFGKNAYVGYTATPFANIFIPLNDQNLFPRNFIKNIPAPSNYVGPEKIFGFSPLVENQTSDTVLPIVTRIRDYANFVPDRHKMADQLPSALPESLKKAIRCFILTCAIRRLRGQTTVHNSMLVHVSRFVRWQDHITELVSNQFIYYRRGIDQNDRGIINELKSTFLEDNLDYKSYVSVSQQILDSDLRNLDSQIQVHQWSDVLIHLNDAASKIEVKSIHGGSGEALDYFDHKNGLSVIAVGGNKLSRGLTLEGLTVSYYLRASKMYDTLMQMGRWFGYRGGYVDLCRLFTSRELNEWFCHITQASEELREEFDYMSDVAGSTPEQYALRVRTHPGVLQISATNKMRSAITVQISWAGRLVESYEFKKDIPIINGNFKTAQNFISSLPNGSTIKPNGYVWYDIPAAQILNFFEGIQSVENLKKAEPRKLIHFINAQLRNGELTKWRVALMSKPKVVNNSLFQIGNTEVPVGQWRRTEDDKNSNEHYYYLRKSHIISPSDEFIDFTDIEKLQAMELTNLRRKKPGLASYPNGQVVRNELRDPKKPLLLIYLLDPEESLVKYPLPLGTNPFVGYAISFPKSNFNAPVSYAVNEELLDKFDVVEEDFEDYEDD, via the coding sequence ATGATTAATATAGACCCAATTAAAATAATTCGACAACTCTTAAATGGTAAATCTTCTGTAACTATGGAAGAAGTTGAAAATGCTGTAGATGTTTTTTTGAAAATGAATTTACCAATTGCAGATTCACGAGAAATGCTCATTAGAAAGGTAGATGAATTATTTACTATTAGACAAGATGAATGGCGTTCAATTGTTAAAGAAGAAGAAAATGAACCTTGGTTAAGTGATAAAAGAGCTTCCATTGATTTTACAAACGGTTTTTGGGGCAACTATAGACAATATCTAGAGGAAGATAAAGGGTTTGCTCCTGAAGTAGTTAACAAACTAGATCTTTTAACAGATAGTATATTAGACAACTTGTTTGACCCAACGTTAAAAATTAAAGTAAACAAAAAAGGTTTGGTTGTTGGGCAAGTTCAATCAGGTAAAACAGCAAATTACACAGGATTAATTTGCAAAGGGGCAGACGCAGGTTTTGGTTTAATCATTGTAATGGCAGGTATTCATAACAACCTTAGAAGTCAAACTCAAATAAGAATAGATGAAAGTTTTCTTGGTTTTGATACACAACATACAAGAGCATTTAATCAACAAAGTATTAAAATTGGTGTAGGGAAACCTAGTTATGGTAAATCTAATGTAGCACATTCTTTAACTTCAAGTCTTGAAAAAGGTGATTTTACGCAAGGAGCAGCAAATGCCTTAGGTTTAAACTTCGATACGAATGAACCAATTATTGCTGTAATTAAGAAAAATCCTCATGTATTAAGAAGGATTTATCAATGGCTTTCTGCACAAGCAGATGATACAGTTTTAGGAAGAATTATAAGGAGTAAATCCCTTTTATTAATAGATGACGAGGCTGATAACGCATCAATCAATATTTCTAATGATCCAACTAGACAAAGTTCTATAAATGGTTGGATTACCCAAATACTAGATCTTTTTGGTAAAAATGCTTATGTAGGCTACACAGCCACTCCATTTGCTAATATCTTTATACCTTTAAATGATCAAAATCTATTTCCTAGAAACTTTATAAAAAATATACCAGCTCCTTCAAACTACGTAGGTCCAGAGAAAATATTTGGGTTTAGTCCATTGGTAGAAAATCAAACTTCTGATACAGTTTTACCTATAGTAACAAGAATAAGAGATTACGCCAATTTTGTTCCTGATAGGCATAAAATGGCAGATCAATTACCCTCTGCATTGCCAGAATCGTTAAAAAAAGCAATTCGTTGCTTTATTCTCACATGTGCCATTCGTAGATTAAGAGGTCAAACAACAGTTCATAATTCAATGTTGGTTCATGTTTCTAGGTTTGTACGCTGGCAAGACCATATCACAGAACTTGTTAGTAATCAATTCATTTATTACAGAAGAGGTATTGATCAAAATGATAGAGGAATAATTAACGAATTAAAATCTACATTCCTTGAAGACAATTTAGACTACAAATCTTACGTGTCAGTATCTCAACAAATTCTAGATTCTGATTTAAGAAATTTAGACTCACAAATTCAAGTACATCAATGGTCTGATGTTTTAATACACCTAAATGATGCTGCTTCAAAAATTGAGGTAAAGTCAATTCATGGTGGTTCAGGTGAAGCTCTAGATTATTTTGATCATAAAAACGGTCTTTCAGTAATAGCTGTAGGGGGTAACAAATTATCAAGAGGTTTAACTTTAGAAGGTCTTACTGTTAGTTACTATTTGCGTGCTTCTAAAATGTATGATACATTAATGCAAATGGGTCGTTGGTTTGGTTATAGAGGGGGCTATGTAGATTTATGTCGTTTATTTACCAGCCGTGAATTAAATGAATGGTTTTGTCATATAACACAAGCATCTGAGGAACTTCGTGAAGAATTTGACTACATGTCAGATGTCGCCGGTTCTACTCCAGAACAATATGCTTTAAGGGTTAGAACTCATCCAGGAGTTCTACAAATTTCGGCAACAAATAAAATGCGTTCTGCAATCACTGTGCAAATTTCATGGGCAGGAAGATTAGTTGAGTCTTATGAATTTAAAAAGGATATTCCTATCATAAATGGTAATTTCAAAACAGCACAAAATTTTATCTCTAGTTTACCCAATGGTTCTACTATAAAACCAAATGGCTATGTATGGTATGATATACCAGCTGCACAAATTTTAAATTTCTTTGAAGGGATTCAATCTGTTGAAAATCTCAAAAAAGCTGAACCTCGTAAATTAATTCATTTCATAAATGCTCAATTAAGAAATGGTGAGCTAACTAAATGGAGAGTAGCTTTAATGTCTAAGCCAAAAGTAGTTAATAATTCACTTTTTCAAATTGGAAATACAGAGGTTCCAGTAGGTCAATGGAGAAGAACAGAAGATGATAAAAATTCAAACGAACATTATTATTATCTGAGAAAATCCCACATCATTAGTCCTTCAGATGAGTTTATTGATTTCACTGATATTGAAAAATTACAGGCAATGGAACTTACAAATCTGCGTAGAAAAAAACCAGGTCTAGCCTCATACCCTAATGGTCAAGTGGTCAGAAATGAATTAAGAGATCCTAAAAAACCTTTACTTCTCATTTATTTGCTGGATCCAGAAGAAAGCCTTGTCAAATATCCGCTACCATTAGGAACAAATCCTTTTGTGGGTTATGCGATAAGTTTCCCTAAAAGTAATTTTAATGCTCCTGTATCTTATGCGGTAAATGAAGAGCTGTTAGACAAATTTGATGTTGTAGAAGAAGATTTTGAAGACTATGAAGATGACTAA
- a CDS encoding PD-(D/E)XK motif protein: MTKIEKIWSNLESDTSVYSGLLYKRYAAEIKPDVFIAVKAPERLRSIAFRIKNSLPFEENQWNKLKDIKIEMIPDDRDKTKKFLLILLLNKQHKDIFSTLCEDLIFGVSKVSNDEVLIEKLLERLEKWQSLFEKIGKQGLSDEAQRGLYGEAFFLRFFLTNSTNKNDCIKSWLGPTKSIQDFQYSNWAVEVKTTHGNNHQKIHINSERQLDDSIIDKIFLYHLSLDTRVGNGESLNAIITNVLNLLEDSTIAFNLFNLKLLEYGYYSNHKPLYEEIGYTIRQENIYRVSGNFPRLTESQIPNGVGDVKYSIVLSESEEWRINSPLLLNEIL, from the coding sequence ATGACTAAAATTGAAAAAATATGGAGTAATTTAGAAAGTGATACATCAGTTTATTCTGGCTTATTATACAAAAGATATGCTGCTGAAATTAAACCAGATGTTTTTATAGCTGTTAAAGCACCTGAAAGACTTAGAAGTATTGCTTTTAGAATTAAAAACTCTCTTCCTTTTGAAGAAAATCAATGGAATAAATTAAAAGATATTAAAATTGAAATGATTCCAGATGATAGGGATAAAACTAAAAAATTTCTATTAATACTCTTACTAAATAAACAACATAAAGACATATTTTCAACACTCTGCGAAGACTTAATTTTTGGTGTATCCAAGGTTTCTAATGATGAGGTTTTAATAGAAAAATTATTAGAACGTCTAGAAAAATGGCAATCTCTATTTGAAAAAATAGGTAAACAAGGTTTGTCAGATGAGGCTCAAAGAGGGCTTTATGGTGAAGCTTTTTTTCTGCGATTTTTTTTAACAAATTCAACAAATAAAAATGATTGTATTAAATCATGGTTAGGTCCTACGAAATCAATTCAAGATTTTCAATATTCAAATTGGGCTGTTGAGGTAAAAACTACTCATGGTAACAACCATCAGAAAATACATATAAATAGTGAAAGACAATTAGATGATTCAATAATCGATAAGATTTTCCTTTATCATCTTTCATTAGATACTAGGGTTGGTAATGGCGAAAGTTTAAATGCAATTATTACTAACGTATTAAACTTATTAGAAGATAGTACAATAGCATTTAATTTATTCAATCTAAAATTATTAGAATATGGTTATTATTCTAATCATAAACCTTTATATGAAGAAATAGGGTATACAATAAGACAAGAAAATATATATCGTGTTTCAGGTAATTTCCCGCGATTAACTGAAAGTCAAATACCAAATGGCGTTGGTGACGTAAAATACTCTATAGTACTATCGGAATCTGAAGAATGGAGAATCAATAGTCCGTTATTATTGAATGAAATTTTATAA
- a CDS encoding AIPR family protein, translating to MENKELNKFYEDIQEEIKTTLISEEEGTNPEQVFTELALSYLSEAGESENYRVCFDEKISKRGIEHKINGYSLYENYETLDLFVTIYNGDTTVQSVTKGDAEKTIDRVVKFFRNAIYKEYVNEIEESSEIFDLAQTLANVPDVKEYLTRVNVFLITNGEIKADLKTSDKIAGYPVFYRTIDINYLFNLSDKSRIPIEIDFDSSGYNVPCIVNATENLDYQSWLAIIPGIALANIYEQYGARLLEQNVRSFLQFTGKINKGIRNTMLKEQHMFMAFNNGIAATAEEVTIINLPDNQGKAIGKVKDFQIVNGGQTTASIYHTWKKDKIDISNVFVPVKLTIVKNRENFSEIVGRIAEYANTQNRVSASDLSSNRENHVLIEKLSRTIWAPPVSGESYQTRWFFERSRGQFRNERVRNGITPSKRKQFDKQNPRSQMFTKEKLAKFINTYEESYHGKKLVIGPHIVVRGSQKNYAQFLNYNFDKKPDNIWFEDAIAKAILFSTCEKVYGVKPNAIGDMRYIIVPYAIAWLGFKLEYKIDLYKIWKQQTLSNTLKAKLHEIMSKIEAFIKSEAPGSLYGEWAKKEDCWNAVKSQNFNINLDVLSEDLENEESEKRKTLSEDDTVQAELEASLNRLKSVHYKTWKKIENWGRETGKLSQYQLDVAYTLNSKIRNNRNITSIERKQGESILNLIVEENPELFFDMDDYFNEEKKLKESENDITIELVKRIIEWDRTRRKLDNYKIKFMIDLIEGRKSLTDRNKYLVSLNLKTIKKYGFR from the coding sequence ATGGAAAATAAAGAACTAAATAAATTCTATGAAGATATTCAAGAAGAAATAAAAACAACTCTAATTTCTGAAGAAGAAGGTACAAACCCAGAACAAGTTTTTACTGAATTAGCTTTGTCTTATTTATCAGAGGCAGGGGAATCAGAGAATTATAGGGTTTGCTTTGATGAAAAAATAAGTAAAAGAGGAATAGAACATAAAATTAATGGTTATTCACTTTATGAAAATTATGAAACTTTAGATTTATTTGTAACTATTTATAATGGCGATACTACTGTTCAAAGTGTTACTAAGGGGGATGCAGAAAAAACAATTGATCGTGTAGTAAAGTTCTTTAGAAACGCGATTTATAAAGAATATGTAAATGAAATAGAAGAAAGTTCTGAAATTTTTGATCTAGCTCAAACCTTAGCAAATGTTCCAGATGTAAAGGAGTATTTAACTAGAGTAAATGTTTTTTTAATTACCAATGGAGAAATTAAAGCAGATTTAAAAACATCAGATAAAATAGCAGGATATCCAGTTTTTTACAGAACTATAGACATTAATTATCTATTTAATTTATCAGATAAATCAAGAATACCAATTGAAATTGATTTTGATAGTTCAGGTTATAACGTTCCATGTATTGTAAATGCAACTGAAAATCTTGACTATCAATCTTGGTTAGCTATTATTCCGGGAATAGCTTTAGCTAATATTTATGAACAATATGGTGCACGTTTATTAGAACAAAATGTACGTTCTTTTTTACAATTTACTGGAAAAATAAATAAAGGTATAAGGAATACGATGCTAAAAGAACAGCATATGTTTATGGCTTTTAATAATGGTATTGCAGCTACAGCAGAAGAAGTAACAATAATAAATTTACCAGATAATCAAGGAAAGGCAATAGGTAAAGTGAAAGATTTTCAAATTGTTAATGGTGGTCAAACAACAGCATCCATTTATCATACATGGAAAAAGGATAAAATAGACATTAGCAATGTTTTTGTTCCTGTAAAATTAACAATTGTAAAAAATAGAGAAAATTTTTCCGAAATAGTGGGGCGTATAGCAGAATATGCAAATACACAAAATAGAGTCTCAGCTTCAGATTTAAGTTCTAATAGAGAAAATCATGTATTAATAGAAAAGCTTTCAAGAACTATTTGGGCACCACCTGTTTCTGGTGAGTCTTACCAAACCAGATGGTTTTTTGAACGCTCTAGAGGTCAATTCAGAAATGAAAGGGTTCGCAATGGTATTACTCCTTCAAAGAGAAAACAATTTGATAAACAAAACCCAAGGAGTCAAATGTTTACAAAAGAGAAACTGGCTAAGTTTATTAATACATATGAAGAATCCTATCATGGTAAAAAACTTGTAATTGGTCCACATATAGTAGTAAGAGGTAGTCAAAAAAACTATGCGCAATTTTTAAATTATAATTTTGATAAAAAACCAGATAATATATGGTTTGAAGACGCGATTGCCAAAGCTATACTTTTTTCAACCTGTGAAAAAGTGTACGGAGTGAAACCTAATGCTATTGGTGACATGCGTTATATAATAGTACCATATGCAATAGCGTGGTTGGGCTTTAAATTAGAGTATAAAATTGATTTATATAAAATTTGGAAACAGCAGACTCTGAGTAATACTTTGAAAGCTAAGCTTCACGAAATAATGTCTAAGATAGAAGCTTTCATTAAATCTGAAGCTCCTGGCTCGTTGTATGGTGAATGGGCAAAAAAAGAAGATTGCTGGAATGCTGTTAAAAGTCAAAATTTTAATATCAATTTAGATGTATTGAGTGAAGACCTTGAAAATGAGGAGTCTGAAAAACGCAAAACGTTGTCAGAAGATGATACCGTTCAAGCTGAATTAGAAGCTTCTTTAAATCGATTAAAGTCAGTTCATTATAAAACTTGGAAAAAGATAGAAAACTGGGGCAGGGAGACAGGTAAACTTAGTCAATATCAGTTAGATGTAGCTTATACTTTAAATAGTAAAATTCGTAATAACAGAAATATTACCAGTATTGAAAGAAAACAAGGTGAGTCAATTCTAAATCTAATAGTAGAAGAAAATCCTGAATTATTCTTTGATATGGATGACTACTTCAATGAAGAAAAAAAACTTAAAGAATCCGAAAATGATATTACAATCGAATTAGTAAAGAGAATTATTGAATGGGACAGAACTAGAAGGAAGCTTGATAATTACAAAATTAAGTTTATGATAGATTTAATTGAAGGTAGAAAATCATTAACCGATAGAAACAAATATCTTGTGAGTTTAAACTTAAAAACGATTAAAAAATATGGTTTTAGGTAG
- a CDS encoding helix-turn-helix domain-containing protein — protein sequence MALPKQIIVKESIKELKSLQKKSKALFIPRLRMLQVIKEHKEPLSKNALAKLVGVNHNSIQRWRTMYLNGGLKGLLAHKTTASAPFMFTKQEREKIYAKLSDPKSGIRGYKELLIWVEEEFGKTVKYNSLMVFCRNQFGTKIKVARKSHIKKDAKAVDAFKKTLVVSANKP from the coding sequence ATGGCATTACCAAAACAAATTATAGTAAAAGAGAGTATTAAAGAATTAAAATCATTACAAAAAAAGAGCAAAGCTTTATTTATTCCACGACTTAGAATGCTACAAGTCATTAAAGAACATAAAGAGCCACTATCTAAAAACGCTTTAGCTAAATTAGTTGGGGTAAATCATAACAGTATTCAAAGATGGCGAACAATGTATCTTAATGGTGGTTTAAAAGGATTACTTGCTCATAAGACCACAGCCTCTGCTCCCTTTATGTTTACCAAGCAAGAACGAGAGAAAATTTATGCTAAGCTAAGTGATCCCAAATCAGGTATTCGCGGTTATAAAGAATTGTTGATTTGGGTAGAAGAAGAATTTGGAAAAACAGTGAAATATAATAGTCTTATGGTATTCTGTCGTAATCAATTTGGTACCAAGATAAAAGTAGCTCGTAAATCACACATCAAAAAGGATGCTAAAGCTGTGGATGCTTTTAAAAAAACTTTGGTCGTATCTGCCAACAAGCCGTAA
- a CDS encoding IS630 family transposase: MHLYFQDESRFGMFTKNGRALTVKGVKPICPFQQVFKSTYLFGAFSPITGDKFLLEYPNCNADIFELFLNELSKENPTELKVMVVDNAAFHKAKKIKIPDNIVLIFQPPYSPEVNPAEQIWAWYKRAFTNRIYKSIPQIVDFISNKSENLTKELVKSITRQEYIFSNYWTF, encoded by the coding sequence ATCCATCTTTATTTTCAAGATGAGAGTCGTTTTGGGATGTTTACCAAAAATGGGCGCGCTTTAACAGTGAAAGGCGTTAAGCCAATTTGCCCTTTTCAACAGGTGTTTAAATCGACCTATCTCTTTGGTGCATTTTCTCCAATTACTGGAGATAAGTTTTTACTGGAATACCCAAACTGTAATGCCGATATTTTTGAGTTGTTTTTGAATGAATTATCCAAAGAAAATCCAACCGAACTTAAAGTCATGGTAGTGGACAATGCGGCTTTTCATAAGGCTAAGAAAATTAAAATTCCTGATAATATCGTCTTAATATTTCAACCTCCATACTCTCCAGAAGTAAACCCTGCAGAACAAATATGGGCTTGGTATAAAAGAGCCTTTACAAACAGAATCTATAAATCAATACCACAAATTGTAGATTTTATCTCCAATAAGTCCGAAAATCTTACTAAAGAATTAGTCAAATCAATTACAAGACAAGAGTATATTTTTTCTAATTATTGGACTTTTTAA
- a CDS encoding DUF5675 family protein, with amino-acid sequence MELTIERSYFKEGTNGVLFVNGKFLGFTIELPWIDNLKNKSCIPEGRYILKVRFSEKFKNHLVLENVNQRTLILIHSANHAKTELRGCIAPVTYLTGIGKGIYSRDTMQKLMSLVYQAQNRKEKITLTIKSQNYENYRSLSKTNS; translated from the coding sequence ATGGAATTAACTATTGAAAGAAGTTATTTTAAAGAGGGCACCAATGGTGTCCTCTTTGTTAACGGTAAGTTTTTAGGGTTTACTATTGAATTGCCCTGGATTGATAATCTAAAAAACAAATCGTGTATACCTGAGGGAAGATATATTTTGAAAGTACGTTTTTCAGAAAAGTTTAAAAATCATTTGGTTTTGGAAAATGTGAACCAGAGAACTCTGATTTTAATTCATTCTGCAAATCATGCAAAAACAGAACTTAGAGGTTGTATTGCTCCTGTAACTTATTTAACAGGTATTGGAAAAGGCATCTATTCCAGAGATACAATGCAGAAATTAATGTCTTTAGTCTATCAAGCACAAAACCGAAAAGAAAAAATAACATTAACGATTAAATCACAGAATTATGAAAATTATAGATCGTTATCAAAAACCAACTCCTAA
- a CDS encoding type III pantothenate kinase translates to MNLTIDIGNTRVKTAVFEQNNIVETFFFDKKKIISEIQKILKKHSISNGIISNVATLSEKKTKKLQEIFNFQVVSSKIKVPFINLYKTPLTLGVDRIALVSGAVKQFPNKNVLIIDAGTCITFDFVNEKSEYLGGAISPGIYLRYKALHSFTANLPLINTFEIENFIGKDTKESIISGVLNGVVKEIDGVIADYNNKYMDLTVLLTGGDTNFLSKQLKSSIFATQNLLLQGLNEILIFNGYK, encoded by the coding sequence ATGAATCTTACAATTGATATCGGAAATACTAGAGTTAAAACTGCTGTTTTTGAGCAAAATAACATCGTAGAAACCTTTTTTTTTGATAAGAAAAAAATAATTTCAGAAATTCAAAAAATTCTAAAAAAACATTCAATTTCTAACGGAATAATATCGAATGTTGCCACACTTTCAGAAAAAAAGACAAAAAAACTACAAGAAATTTTTAATTTTCAAGTGGTTTCTTCTAAGATAAAAGTTCCTTTTATTAATTTATACAAAACACCTCTAACCTTAGGTGTCGATAGAATTGCTTTAGTTTCTGGAGCTGTAAAACAATTTCCAAATAAAAACGTTTTAATTATTGATGCAGGAACTTGTATTACATTTGACTTCGTGAATGAAAAATCGGAATATTTAGGAGGCGCAATTTCGCCAGGAATTTATTTAAGATACAAAGCTTTGCATAGTTTTACAGCGAATTTACCTTTAATTAATACCTTTGAAATAGAAAATTTTATAGGGAAAGACACAAAAGAAAGTATTATTTCTGGAGTTTTAAACGGTGTTGTAAAAGAGATTGATGGCGTTATCGCAGATTATAATAATAAATATATGGATTTAACAGTACTTTTAACAGGAGGAGACACAAATTTCTTGTCAAAACAATTAAAAAGTAGCATATTTGCCACTCAAAATTTGCTCCTTCAAGGACTAAATGAAATATTGATATTTAACGGATACAAATGA